The following proteins are encoded in a genomic region of Bacteroidales bacterium:
- a CDS encoding DNA-3-methyladenine glycosylase I, with amino-acid sequence MVNRCTWTNNNPFNIEYHDNEWGVPVHEDQKLFEFLVLDAFQAGLSWVTILKKRENFRKAFDDFNYKKIAKYDEKKEQELLRNEGIIRNKLKIKATITNAKAFIKVQEEFDSFNTYIWNFVNNKTIKNSYKRLEDIPATSKESDTMSKDLKKRGFKFVGSVICYAFMQAAGLVNDHEVSCFRYNEV; translated from the coding sequence ATGGTAAATCGTTGTACTTGGACAAATAATAATCCTTTTAACATCGAATACCATGATAATGAATGGGGTGTTCCTGTTCATGAAGATCAAAAATTATTTGAGTTTCTTGTTTTGGATGCTTTCCAAGCAGGTTTAAGTTGGGTAACTATTTTAAAAAAGAGAGAAAATTTCAGAAAAGCTTTTGATGACTTTAATTATAAGAAAATTGCAAAATATGATGAAAAAAAAGAACAAGAACTGTTAAGAAATGAAGGAATCATCAGAAATAAGTTAAAGATTAAAGCAACAATTACCAATGCAAAAGCATTTATTAAAGTACAAGAAGAATTTGATTCTTTTAATACATATATTTGGAACTTTGTAAATAATAAAACGATTAAAAATTCGTATAAAAGATTAGAAGATATTCCTGCAACAAGTAAAGAGTCTGACACTATGAGTAAAGATTTGAAAAAAAGAGGTTTTAAATTTGTCGGGTCCGTTATTTGTTATGCATTTATGCAAGCAGCCGGTTTGGTAAATGATCATGAGGTATCTTGTTTCAGATATAACGAAGTATAA
- a CDS encoding DUF2807 domain-containing protein — MMKTDKLLNIKKLSILFALSLAVLFFSGCKKGIFCTSGKGEIVTSVLTVGEFNKLEASGAFDIIVSQGDTQIVELEGHQNIIDRVKTSLVNNHLEIDLKKGCYNDYVLTIYITVPDIKEVKLNGSGNITIEEFDELNQLYLIITGSGNIYGNHNLPVNNLSFYISGSGNIDFAATSLNISSEIEGSGNATLSGTTNTHEAIIDGSGSFRTFNLISNNTSINIEGSGDCEVFTNNTLNIDISGSGNVYYKGYPNLNVNISGSGNVFDAN; from the coding sequence ATGATGAAAACCGACAAATTATTAAACATAAAAAAATTAAGTATTCTTTTTGCATTATCACTTGCAGTTTTATTTTTTTCAGGATGTAAGAAAGGTATTTTTTGTACAAGCGGAAAAGGTGAAATTGTAACTTCTGTATTAACAGTTGGTGAATTTAACAAATTGGAAGCATCCGGAGCATTTGATATAATTGTTTCACAAGGAGATACCCAAATTGTTGAACTTGAAGGGCATCAAAATATCATTGATAGAGTAAAAACTTCTTTAGTGAACAATCATTTAGAAATTGATCTTAAAAAAGGGTGTTATAATGATTATGTTCTTACCATTTACATCACTGTACCTGATATTAAAGAAGTTAAACTTAACGGATCAGGAAACATTACCATAGAAGAATTTGATGAACTTAATCAATTGTATCTTATTATTACAGGATCGGGAAATATTTACGGTAATCATAATTTACCTGTTAATAATTTATCCTTTTATATATCGGGATCTGGGAATATTGATTTTGCAGCAACTTCATTAAATATAAGTTCTGAAATTGAAGGATCGGGTAATGCTACATTATCAGGTACAACTAATACACATGAAGCAATTATTGACGGTAGCGGATCATTCCGGACATTTAATTTAATCAGTAATAATACAAGTATTAATATTGAAGGCAGCGGCGATTGCGAAGTTTTTACAAACAACACACTGAATATTGACATAAGCGGCAGCGGAAATGTATATTATAAGGGTTATCCGAACTTGAATGTTAATATCTCGGGCAGCGGGAATGTATTTGACGCAAATTAA